ccatacttgagcatggtcaaaggcatgtTGTTGATTTGACCGGGGCATTCGGGTCTCCTCcaaaggtctatataaggcctccatttcttcaccggaggtatgaaaaatcttgatttgggaaccacctttttgttattcctcgcctgacttgagcgtcggagggccgtcgccgggacacccctcccggcccggttttgttgcaggttcaccggagcattcgaggattccgcaggaaacgccacgtgcccagcgtcccttgactcctgattcggacaggatcagcaggCTAGATCCTCTGGACTGCTTTTGCGATCTAGAGGATGCTTTCTTTGCATGTATTGGTACAGTAGGGATTTTCTATTCCGtaatttacggaccagaggatgGTCCACTGTATGAGGACCGTTGATTTGGATGGAGCCCACCTTTAAATTGGtagggtccatccaaatcaaaggTCTACAATAGTGGACCATCCCCTGatccgcaaattgcggaccagaggatctgtcCTCGTATTGGTGGGGATGCATGATCCCTACTTGTAAAATAAGTGGGGACCATACATTTCCACCAATGCATGGAAAGGGAGcatcctctggaccgcaaaaaGCGGTCTAGAGGATCTTCTTTCTTGTCAATGACATCATGACATACTTAGGGAGCGTTTGGTTTAAGGGAATAAGAGTGGGAAATGGGAATaacaatcattgattgtcattgttgatgtttggattATAAGAATGAAaatgcaaataagggaatgaatccttataattgggtaatgactcattcacATATCTTCCCCCTTCAAGGAGTCATTACTCTATTTTTAACaatcaaaatattttcttattccaaaaataccttgacccaaaactaaaattttctccttaatatcaaatatcaaaatatatttatttaatttttctcttatatcacgttctctctcatcatattttttctctcctcattttatcacccactttctctctcctaaatttctatcatcacactttattttctcttttttctcattgcactttctctctcatcaccgttctctctcatcacactttctctctccttaatatctctcatcacactctcttccatcttttttttctcatcatacttcctCTCTCATTATACTTCCTCTCTCATGAATCTCtcacatcacactctcttttctctttcttctcatcatgttttctatttcatcacactttctctctccacaatttctcccatcacactctctccctTTTTTCTCAACACACCTTATCTCTTATCATAcgttctctctcctcaatatctcccATCAAATtcgtttttctattttttctcatcacactttctctctcatcatactttctctctcctcaatttcttccatcatacactctctcctcattttttctcattatactttctctctcttcatcctttttcatcatattttttctctcatcatattttttctctcatcttcTATCTTTTATCTTCAtgttctctcccatcacactctcttttctcattttctctcattgcactttctctctcttcattctttcccatcacactttctttctcatcatattttctctctcatcatattttctctctcatcatatttttctctcgcaTTAACTTTCTATCAcatataattttttctcttatttttctttaagggtaaaaaaggaaattttaatttattctgatagaaaatatgctcatactcattctcattctcatttcaCAATACtgtgattctcattccgattcttatttctaggaaagaaccaaatgtCCTCTTAGAAAAAATATATGAAGAATCGATTATTATCATTCTTTAAATGTGTCGAGCAAAATGTTTTATGTGTGAAGTACGTGtttcaaattaaatattttctatgtTACCAAGATGACGACAATAAATAAGAATTTTATTGAAATTATGGAATTTCAAAATAGGTAATTTTGATTATTCAATTTTgtattaatatttaatcatcatatatatatatatatatatatatgactaaATATTAATACAACATTCATTTTAAGGGTTATTACCGATTACAAGACCTCAAATTCAATCAATATTATTTCAGCACCATCTGCTCAAATAATCTCAGAGGAATTTTCAAATGTAAATTTTTTAGTCAATAGTCATGTTCAATTGTATATCATTGTATTGAGAGTTGCAGAGTCTAAAAATTTTGATATGTGATagtgataataatttaaaaaaatcaacaacaaaCATTATATTTAAggatgtttttcaaaatttatatatttttttattttctaattgtaCTATCTATAATCAATTTACtttatttgtaatttaattatttattcaaaTACTCATACCTACTAgttttaatagttaattatataaaataacgTCTTGACATACTTGTAATAAAAAGAAtagagtttgatttttttttaatttattaaactaTCAACTGTTAATGTTATTATATatactatttaattaatattagtaTTTATATGTCATTGGATTcatgtattaatatttttatgaaaaatatatttttttttatcaagacAATGAATATTTAAAGTGGGGACAATGAATAATtagtaatttaattatttaatttctaaTATGTTTGATTTTTAATACATTGCTGGTGATGAGTGGGATTTCAACAGGttgtcattaaaaaaaattaatttcataaaaaaatatatataatcaacAGATTCGCCTAAATgattcccaaaaaaaaaaattggacgtCGGATTTTTGTCCCTAAACTTTTCCTGAATCCGTCCAGGTTCCGTGAACTTGCAATGCGCAGCCTGCTTGTTATTATCACGCACCTTAGCTGCCCATACCTACGAATAGCGTGCAATATTAATCCAAACTACGCCTCGGGCGTAGAAAAATCGGGTAAAAATATCGCGGTCCACTACTGGACTGCTTAGTGCTCCACCTACTCGCCATACGATCCAAACCATTTCCTTTCCTCATCGACTGCGTCACCGCGCTCCGCAGGAATAACAACGCACTTTGGATTTGTCTTCTAGGGTTCCCTTCTTCGGTCGATTTCCTCTGCTGCACTGCGCCCGGAGCCAAGCGCTATAAATTTCTCTTCTAGGGTTACGTTTTCTCGCGGTTCTCCAATGGCGGCGACGGCGGGGGGTGTTGCAGGAGTTGGGGTGGATCGTGCAGCTCCGATCAATGAGTTCCGCGGGATGAGGTTGTCCGGGTTGATTCAGCACCGAATTTCTTCCCGGATGTTGCGGTTGGCGACCTCATCGCGCTCGTCCTCGGTTGTCAGGGCTGTTTCTACCGTAAGATTCGTGTTTTCCTTGTGTTACTTTCCGCAAGTGTTTTTCTCATCTTGGTTCTTATGATGGTTGTGTTGATGTTTAACCGAGTGGTTATGCTGGTTAGAAGTGCCTGTCTTTGCTACGAAAGTGTGAATACCACATCCTTCCTGAGGATACAATCAGGCTTTGTTAGGATGTTTTTTCAGGATCGTAAGAAGATCCACAATTCTTGTCCTTTAACATCTTACTATTAGTCAAAATGTGCATTGCATTTCCCGGTTCTTCAGTGGAAGATTAGTTTAATAATAGTCCTTGCCAACTGAAGTTAGTGTTTCTATCATTGGTTGATCTAGGGGACTACATTAGTTTTTAATATTGTGAACCTTAATATTGTCAAAGTTCTTTATCTATGCTTTTGAATTATTCAAGGTCAGGTCTAGGTAGGAAAAGAGTTCTATGGCACAGATCATGATTCCTGAAATACCTTGGGATGTGTGGTAACCTAGTTTATGTGAAGTCTTACACAGTTTTTGagatatgtttttattttttgaagtGTTAAGGGATTAGGCGAATCAGAGATATGtaatattgtaaaaaaaaaaagaagtttggCTTCTCTTTGCATAAAAATTTCAATGTTGCCTTACTGTTGTCAGCGACATCTCCTAATTGCTTGAGATGAATCTTCAAGAGTATTAGTTGTCACCTTCCTGAAGATGAAAGCATTTCCTGATTTGTGTGCAAATAAAAATTTGCTATACCAACAACTGAGTAGAAAAATCTCTGCATGTACTCTCTGTGATCACAGAAATTTTCTATCCACCTACAACCTTTGGTGCTATGCTTCAGCCACAAATCACTCTGAATGTTTAATGTTATGATAGATTGCATGTATCCAATCCTTGTTGGGACTAACATGGCATGGCCTGTCTTGTTTTACATTATTTTTCCTTAAGAAAGGACAATTTATATGCAAACATAAAGAAGTGTGAAACTGGTATTTGACTTCAGAATGTTGATTTGGTTGATATCTCATACCTAGGTTCAAAAAGGATATTTCAATATAAGAATCTATTGATAATATTTAAGGTTCACGAGGGAAGAAATAGCAAATACCTTCATGGATCCAAGGGTACATTTGTTGGATGAATATATTTCACGTTGCTTCTTGTgagattttttcttttttgtcctAATGTATAGATTTAAGCAGTAATACTTGCATTCCTTTATCACCGATCTTCTGTTTTGGCAGTCTACAAAGCCAGAGAGTTCTAAGGGTAAGCGAAGCAAGGTTGAACTGTTCAAGGAGCAGAGCAACTTCCTCAGATATCCTCTTAATGAGGAAATAATGAATGATGCCCCGAACATAAATGAGGCTGCTACCCAGCTGATAAAGTTTCATGGAAGTTATCAACAAACTGATAGAGATGAACGTGCCATAAAGGCTTACCAATTTATGCTTCGTACAAAAAATCCATGTGGTAAAGTTCCAAATCAACTTTATTTGGCTATGGACGGTCTTGCTGATGATTTTGGAATTGGTACTCTCCGCTTGACCACTAGGCAAACGTTTCAACTGCATGGGATTCTGAAGAAGAACCTCAAAACTGTCATGAGTACCATTATTAGAAACATGGGTTCAACTCTTGGTGCATGTGGTGATTTGAACAGAAATGTATTAGCTCCTGCTGTGCCATATAccagaaaagattatctatttgCTCAGAAAACTGCAGAAAATATTGCTGCACTTCTAACCCCACAGTCTGGTGCATATTATGACTTATGGGTAGATGGAGAAAAGATTATGTCAGCAGAGCCTGCTGAAGTGGTTAAAGCTCGTAATGACAACTCAAATGGGACAACTTTCCCTGATTCTCCCGAGCCTATTTATGGCACTCAATTCTTGCCTAGAAAGTTTAAGGTTGCAGTGACTGTGCCTACTGACAACTCTGTGGATATCTTGACAAATGATATCGGTGTTGTTGTTGTTTCTGATGATAATGGGGAACCTCAAGGCTTTAACATATATGTAATAAACTTTACAGTTCATTATGTATGTTTCTTAAGCTCTTTCCCTTAATGTTTATCAAACTGATTCTGATTGCGTTTGTAGGTAGGAGGTGGCATGGGAAGAACGCACAGGGTGGAAACCACGTTCCCCTGTTTAGGGAAACCTCTAGGATATGTGCCAAAAGAAGACATCTTATATGCTGTAAAAGCTATTGTTGTTACTCAACGAGAAAATGGGAGGAGAGATGACCGTAGGTACAGTAGAATGAAGTACTTGATAAGTGAATGGGGAATTGACAAGTTCCGCACCGTTGTGGAGCAGTATTATGGAAAGAAGTTTGAGCCATTCCATGAATTACCAGAGTGGGAATTTAAAAGTTATCTTGGATGGCATGAACAGGTCTAACTGCAGCCTATACTATGCTTATTTGTTAATACTCATTTATCTTTACTTCCTATATTGTACTTATGTTTTTATTACACTGATTCTGCAGGGTGATGGTGCATTGTTCTGTGGACTGCATATTGATAATGGGCGGATAGGAGGAGCAATGAAAAAAACATTAAGAGAAATAATTGAGAAGTATAGCCTCAATATGAGGATTACACCTAACCAAAATTTGATTCTATGTGGCATTCATCACTCGTGGAAAAAGGATATCGCTGCAACTCTTGCCCAGGCTGGTTTCTTGGTAAAGTTTGCCATCATATTTCTGCAAATCGTTAAAATAGTagcaatttattattattatttttttggttTTGTTGAAGGGAAGTTTGCCACACAGCTTGGCTATTATACTCAAATGTTAGCCAAAAGTGGCCAACATTTTTTCCTCTTTCCTTgcattttactatttttatactTATCTTCTTTACAGCAACCTAGTGAGGTTGATCTTCTTAAAGTAACTGCAATGGCATGCCCTGCTCTGCCACTTTGTCCACTAGCAACAACCGAAGCTGAGAGAGGAATTCCTGATATTCTCAAAAGAGTTAGAGCTGTCTTTGATAAGGTAACCTAATCATACCACCCTAGCGGAGTGATAAGATAGTAAGGATATACCTCTTTTGTTTTGGCAATTGTAACATTTATGTTTTACAGACAAGTGGTAGATGTAACATTCCTGTTATTTTTCAGGTAGGCCTCACGCCCGATGAGTCTGTCGTAATAAGAGTGACTGGCTGCCCCAACGGTTGTGCGAGACCCTACATGGCTGAGCTAGGACTCGTCGGTGATGGTCCCAACAGCTATCAGGTACtcggttttattttattttatttttttgactaaTGCTACATGAACATCCTAGCTAAGATTGTATAGTAGAATAATTCTAGTGATTAAATGCCTAAGTGAAATAATTTGACCATCATTGCCTTGGACATCGACATTGTTATTTCGTTGCAGCCTTCAGCTTCGCTAGAGATTATAGTGATCTTTCATGTCTAAACAAATATCAAGCACTGTATGTGCTCTGATGCTGAATTTGTCATGTTGGTTCAAGCACTCGGTGTCTGCAACTGCCAATGCAAGCCACCAAATAAATACTTACAAATGATACTCTGTTTATATTTTGTTTCAGATATGGCTTGGTGGGACCCCTAACCAGACCTCTTTAGCAAAATGCTTCCTGGATAAGGTCAAGGTCCAAAACCTAGAGAAGGTATTTGAGCCACTGTTCTATAACTGGAAAACTAAACGTCTACAGGCTGAATCATTTGGTAGCTTTGCCACAAG
Above is a genomic segment from Zingiber officinale cultivar Zhangliang unplaced genomic scaffold, Zo_v1.1 ctg229, whole genome shotgun sequence containing:
- the LOC122036987 gene encoding sulfite reductase [ferredoxin], chloroplastic-like, with product MAATAGGVAGVGVDRAAPINEFRGMRLSGLIQHRISSRMLRLATSSRSSSVVRAVSTSTKPESSKGKRSKVELFKEQSNFLRYPLNEEIMNDAPNINEAATQLIKFHGSYQQTDRDERAIKAYQFMLRTKNPCGKVPNQLYLAMDGLADDFGIGTLRLTTRQTFQLHGILKKNLKTVMSTIIRNMGSTLGACGDLNRNVLAPAVPYTRKDYLFAQKTAENIAALLTPQSGAYYDLWVDGEKIMSAEPAEVVKARNDNSNGTTFPDSPEPIYGTQFLPRKFKVAVTVPTDNSVDILTNDIGVVVVSDDNGEPQGFNIYVGGGMGRTHRVETTFPCLGKPLGYVPKEDILYAVKAIVVTQRENGRRDDRRYSRMKYLISEWGIDKFRTVVEQYYGKKFEPFHELPEWEFKSYLGWHEQGDGALFCGLHIDNGRIGGAMKKTLREIIEKYSLNMRITPNQNLILCGIHHSWKKDIAATLAQAGFLQPSEVDLLKVTAMACPALPLCPLATTEAERGIPDILKRVRAVFDKVGLTPDESVVIRVTGCPNGCARPYMAELGLVGDGPNSYQIWLGGTPNQTSLAKCFLDKVKVQNLEKVFEPLFYNWKTKRLQAESFGSFATRTGFDKLRELVENWEALPVGDNLSAHS